A genomic window from Hippocampus zosterae strain Florida chromosome 13, ASM2543408v3, whole genome shotgun sequence includes:
- the mrpl4 gene encoding 39S ribosomal protein L4, mitochondrial has product MFLRYSLLLCGRGFAKRCTSSLAGENVLPPNLLLPANLRDAPRTRRPTPPPDCPLPVLRFCTAEIPAHRSAVRLWVDALEGPGGDPLGLAELHPDVFAVPPRLDVLHSVELWQRNYKRISHANTKVRSEVRGGGRKPWKQKGGGRARHGSIRSPLWRGGGVSHGPRGPTSYYYMLPMKVRVLGLKVALSSKVAQGSLHVVESLDIPSPDSQDLLDDLRLKDWEESLLIVDVGDNFGNNILKATAPLKTVNLIPAIGLNVHSLLKHQGLVLTLETLRFLEDKLLWHDRRYTPLYPFKLPYADFP; this is encoded by the exons ATGTTTTTGCGTTATTCTCTGCTGTTGTGCGGGAGAGGATTCGCAAAACGA TGCACGTCCTCTCTGGCTGGTGAAAACGTTCTTCCGCCCAACTTGCTCCTGCCCGCCAACCTGCGAGATGCGCCGAGAACCA GGCGCCCTACTCCCCCGCCTGATTGCCCGCTGCCCGTCCTGCGTTTTTGCACCGCCGAAATTCCCGCCCACCGAAGCGCCGTGCGGCTATGGGTGGACGCTCTGGAGGGTCCGGGCGGTGACCCGCTGGGCCTGGCCGAACTGCATCCTGACGTCTTTGCCGTCCCCCCGAG ACTGGACGTCCTGCACAGCGTGGAATTGTGGCAGAGGAACTACAAACGCATC AGTCACGCCAACACCAAGGTGAGGTCGGAGGTACGGGGCGGCGGTCGCAAACCGTGGAAGCAGAAGGGCGGGGGCCGCGCTCGCCACGGCAGCATACGCTCGCCCCTTTGGAGGGGAG GGGGCGTGTCCCACGGCCCCAGGGGCCCCACCAGTTACTACTACATGCTGCCCATGAAGGTGCGCGTCCTGGGGCTCAAGGTGGCCCTGAGCTCCAAGGTGGCCCAG GGTTCTCTTCATGTCGTGGAGTCCCTCGACATCCCGAGTCCGGACTCGCAGGACCTGCTTGATGACCTCAGACTCAAAGACTGGGAGGAGTCGCTGCTCATTGTCGACGT AGGGGACAACTTTGGCAACAACATCCTGAAGGCCACGGCCCCCCTCAAGACCGTCAACCTCATTCCAGCCATAG GTCTGAACGTGCACAGCCTTCTGAAGCACCAAGGGTTGGTGCTCACGCTGGAGACGCTGCGCTTCCTGGAAGACAAGCTGCTGTGGCACGACCGGCGCTACACGCCACTCTACCCGTTTAAATTGCCCTACGCCGACTTCCCCTGA
- the hyls1 gene encoding centriolar and ciliogenesis-associated protein HYLS1, producing the protein MDNLDFSEEEIQQQLALLGYADVPDHRLREFKRDLDRLIQNGGGPNAPVMSAGDKADPGPPAYTKEKVRRDDGDSPGSGRGGGPAHVLVPDAGGRRFIKRKVLRKREGHSLVCDESIYSQDPDGSALLPDRLSQLRLGEAENHHAGVLSDSEEGVSLSTCMTRSRSESDFRAKPKSFIRPLMMQHTIKKMDPVARYFHYKHLWDQLKLPGERDHRELRWEIRERLAYRPPAPKARRSLAANGYVVPTDKKRSALRWEVRSLMADPHLPHGFI; encoded by the exons ATGGACAACCTGGACTTTTCCGAAGAGGAGATCCAGCAGCAGCTGGCGCTGCTGGGATACGCCGACGTCCCCGACCACAGACTGCGAGAGTTCAAGCGAG ATCTGGACCGGCTGATTCAAAACGGCGGCGGGCCCAACGCGCCCGTCATGTCCGCCGGTGACAAAGCGGATCCCGGACCGCCCGCCTACACCAAAGAGAAAG TGCGGCGGGACGACGGGGACTCGCCGGGGAGTGGGCGCGGAGGCGGCCCGGCCCACGTCTTGGTACCGGACGCCGGCGGCAGACGCTTCATCAAGAGGAAAGTCCTGCg GAAGCGTGAAGGACACTCGCTGGTCTGCGACGAATCCATCTACAGCCAAGATCCCG ATGGCTCCGCTTTGCTGCCGGATCGCCTGTCCCAGCTGCGCTTAGGCGAGGCGGAAAACCACCACGCCGGCGTCCTGAGCGACTCCGAGGAGGGAGTTTCCCTCAGCACTTGCATG ACGCGATCAAGAAGCGAGAGCGACTTCCGCGCTAAACCCAAATCCT TCATCCGACCGCTCATGATGCAACATACGATCAAGAAGATGGACCCGGTGGCCAG gtATTTCCACTACAAGCACCTGTGGGACCAGCTCAAGCTCCCCGGAGAGCGAGACCACCGGGAACTCCGCTGGGAAATCAGG GAGCGACTCGCCTACCGGCCGCCAGCC CCCAAAGCTCGACGAAGTTTGGCGGCCAACGGCTACGTGGTCCCCACAGACAAGAAGCGATCGGCTCTGCGCTGGGAAGTCCGCAGCCTCATGGCGGACCCCCACCTGCCGCACGGGTTCATCTGA